The Candidatus Methanomethylicota archaeon nucleotide sequence AAGATATGCTGCAAGAATTATTATTAATGGTAGGGATGGAAGGGCGAGGAGGACATCAACACCTCTACTAATGATCTCATCTAATATACCCCCATAATATCCACTTATCAGCCCCACACATATTCCAATAAGTGTGCTGAAAAATGCAACCGAGAATCCTACTGCTAAGCTTACCCTAGACCCATATATAACTTCACTTAAAATATCTTGCCCAATATCATTACATCCAAGTGGGTGATTAATGGATGGCGGTTCATAAGGTTTACCAGTTAATTTCCAAGGATCATACGGGGATATTATATCCGCAGTAATAGCTATAAATGTAAAAATGAGGATTACAGTTAATCCAATAAGCCCCCTCCTATTATTCAAGACTCCCGTAACAATTTCATTTTTAACTATCTTTGAGAGGAATCCCATCATCTTGTATACCTCACCCTCGGATCCACGATTAAATATATTAAGTCCGCTATGAGATTAGCCAATATCACTGTTAGTGAAAGTAGGAAGAAGGCTCCTTGTAAAACTGGATAATCATGATAAGTTATGGCCTCATATATTAAGAGACCTACCCCTGGATATGAGAACACAGTTTCAGTATATATGGAGCCACCCACAATGAATCCAAATCTCAATGCCACCATCGTGATTACTGGTAGAAGGGCATTTCTAGCGGCATGATTCAACATTATCCTCCTCTCAGGCAACCCCTTAGCCTCAGCCATTAATATGTAGTCTTCAGCTATAGTGTCTATCATGGAGCCTCTGGCTATCAATGTATATGATGCATATCCAGTAATGGTTAAAGCTATTACGGGGAGAGCTGCATGTCTTAGGATGTCAAGTATGTATTCAATGGGGGTATTGTAAGTTGCAGCTGGCGTTATGGCATGACTCAATGGGAATATGGGTATAATATATCCGAAGACATATAGGAGTATCATGGCTAACCAGAAATATGGTATCGCCCAGATAAACATGGATATTGATGCAACAAACACATCAAACCTACTCCCCCTCCTCCACCCCGTAATTATACCCAACAATATGCCGAAGCTTGGAGTTGTCACTGAAGCTATCCCCAACAGGAATAGCGTCCAAGGGAGTCTCTGCATGAGAAGCTCCCAAACAGTCATTGGATAGTATCTATATGAGTAACCAAAATTTGCATGTAAAAGCGTTTCCCTAAGATAAGCTAGAAACTGCTCATGGATTGGTGCATCTAAATTGAATCTCGCCCTCAACTCCTTCACAATATCCATTGGAAGCTGATATTCATTCACAAGTATTCTTGCAGGATCACCTGGCATAGCCCTCGGAATCAAGAAGTTCAATAAGAGGAGGATTATGAAGGTGAGAATTGAAAAGGATACTCTCCTCACAATATAACCCTTTACGGAAGACATCTTAAACACCAAAAATATAAAATAAAAATGAATTATATTTACGCTTTCCTAGCCCTATATCGATAAGCAATGAATCCAGAAGCCCCTGATACTACAATTAGAATAGCTATTACACCCCAAACCCACATTGGAATATATGGAACTGGAACTTCCACTTCCTTTACTGGTGGAGGAGGTATCAAGTGAACCGAGCGTAAAGCCGTAGCACCAGTAACACCCCAAGTTGAAACGTCACCTGCACCCCAACCAGTAAACTTATCCACCCTATAAGCTAATATGCTATGTTTCGTGTACAGAGCAAGTAGAGGTAGATCTCTCGCTATGATCTCCTGAATCTTATACACTATCTGTATCCTCTTCTGTAAATTCATTTCCTCACGCTGCGCCACCAACAATTGATCCATCTCTGGATTCTCATATCTCATCCAATTCCTTGGAGCATAAACGCCTAGAGGTCTTGATGCTGAACTATGGAACCTCTCAAATAAATGCCAATCCACCTCCAATGGTACTCCAAGCCCCATCAAACCTAAATCGAAATCTCCAACCCCCTCCCTCTCATCCACAGTTCCAAGAGATAAAGCCAAAACCTTCACATCTATCCCAATCTGCTTAAGCCAACCACTTATAAGTTCAGCTGTCCTTTCAAACTCAGCTCTACCAGAAATTGTTAGTATAGTGCCTGAAAGCTTCGTACCATTTGGTGTAACTCTAATACCATCAGGACCCTTCAAGAAGCCCAGCTTATCAAGTATCTCATTGGCTTTAGTCAAATTGAATGGTCGATAGGTAATTTTAGGATTCCTCCATATCCCAAGGTAGTCTGGCACCCACCCATCTGGAGCTGGATCAGCATATCCAAGCATGACAGTATCAACAATAGCCTTCTTATCTATGGCGTAAGCTATTGCCTCTCTAACCTCCCTCACACTCCAAGGATACCTCTTCAAGTTGAAACCAAGAAATCGTATAATGCTCCCTGGAAGTATTTCAACT carries:
- a CDS encoding ABC transporter permease, whose translation is MSSVKGYIVRRVSFSILTFIILLLLNFLIPRAMPGDPARILVNEYQLPMDIVKELRARFNLDAPIHEQFLAYLRETLLHANFGYSYRYYPMTVWELLMQRLPWTLFLLGIASVTTPSFGILLGIITGWRRGSRFDVFVASISMFIWAIPYFWLAMILLYVFGYIIPIFPLSHAITPAATYNTPIEYILDILRHAALPVIALTITGYASYTLIARGSMIDTIAEDYILMAEAKGLPERRIMLNHAARNALLPVITMVALRFGFIVGGSIYTETVFSYPGVGLLIYEAITYHDYPVLQGAFFLLSLTVILANLIADLIYLIVDPRVRYTR
- a CDS encoding ABC transporter substrate-binding protein — translated: MKQVTSRNYMKICLFLFCMFASMLSPLVYESVTAQIPTGGDLKIGLPDEIDNFNPYTRIMAASGSVVGLIYESLLRMDLKGVYHPGLAVNYTVSADGLTWRFILVRNATWHDGTKFTSKDVKFTFDIIINSTYTAKLDKYKLRDYIGSIETPSDYEVVFKLKKPWAPFLYYVGAFYLIVPQHVFSKVNITEFKNMENPIGTGPFKFKKYTPGASVELEANTAYWGGRPYVNRVIFVLYKSTSSMMLALQAGDVDTVSAVTIDPAIVPTFLKDPKIRVEILPGSIIRFLGFNLKRYPWSVREVREAIAYAIDKKAIVDTVMLGYADPAPDGWVPDYLGIWRNPKITYRPFNLTKANEILDKLGFLKGPDGIRVTPNGTKLSGTILTISGRAEFERTAELISGWLKQIGIDVKVLALSLGTVDEREGVGDFDLGLMGLGVPLEVDWHLFERFHSSASRPLGVYAPRNWMRYENPEMDQLLVAQREEMNLQKRIQIVYKIQEIIARDLPLLALYTKHSILAYRVDKFTGWGAGDVSTWGVTGATALRSVHLIPPPPVKEVEVPVPYIPMWVWGVIAILIVVSGASGFIAYRYRARKA